In one Oncorhynchus gorbuscha isolate QuinsamMale2020 ecotype Even-year unplaced genomic scaffold, OgorEven_v1.0 Un_scaffold_3417, whole genome shotgun sequence genomic region, the following are encoded:
- the LOC124027642 gene encoding extensin-like has protein sequence MFPPHSRSMFPPTPAACSPHSRSMFPHSRSMFPPLQQHVPTPLPQHVPPTPAACSHHPHSMFPHSRSMFPTPAACSPHSRSMFPHSRSMFPPLLQHVPTPLPQHVPTTPAACSPQHVPPTPAACSPPLPQHVPPPHMFPPPPQHVPPTPAACSPHSRSMSPHPSMFPPLPQHVPPTPAACMSPPLPQHVPPPLLQHVPPHSSSMFPPHSRSMFPPHSRSMFPPLPQHVPPPLQQHVPTPLPQHVPPTPAACSPTPAACSPHPHSMSPPPPQHHVPPHSMFPHSRSMFPPPPQHVPPPQHVPPTPAACSHHSRSMFPHSRSMFPHSRSMFPPLPQHVPPTPAACSPHSRSMFPHSRSMFPPLPAACSPHSRSMFPPLPQHVPPLPQHVPPTPAACPLPLPQHVPSHSRSMSPPTPAACSPPLPQHVPPHSRSMFPHSRSMFPHSRSMFPPTPAACSLPLPQHVPSHSRIMFPHSRIMFPSHSRSMFPTSV, from the exons ATGTTCCCCCCCCACTCCCGCAGCATGTTCCCCCCCACTCCCGCAGCATGTTCCCCCCACTCCCGCAGCATGTTCCCCCACTCCCGCAGCATGTTCCCCCCACTCCAGCAGCATGTTCCCACCCCACTCCCGCAGCATGTTCCCCCCACTCCCGCAGCATGTTCCCATCACCCCCACAGCATGTTCCCCCACTCCCGCAGCATGTTCCCCACTCCCGCAGCATGTTCCCCCCACTCCCGCAGCATGTTCCCCCACTCCCGCAGCATGTTCCCCCCACTCCTGCAGCATGTTCCCACCCCACTCCCGCAGCATGTTCCCACCACTCCCGCAGCATGTTCCCCGCAGCATGTTCCCCCCACTCCAGCAGCATGTTCCCCCCCACTCCCGCAGCATGTTCCCCCCCCCCACATGTTCCCACCACCCCCGCAGCATGTTCCCCCCACTCCCGCAGCATGTTCCCCCCACTCCCGCAGCATGTCCCCCCACCCCAGCATGTTCCCCCCACTCCCGCAGCATGTCCCCCCCACTCCCGCAGCATGCATGTCCCCCCCACTCCCGCAGCATGTCCCCCCCCCACTCCTGCAGCATGTTCCCCCCCACTCCAGCAGCATGTTCCCACCCCACTCCCGCAGCATGTTCCCACCCCACTCCCGCAGCATGTTCCCCCCACTCCCGCAGCATGTTCCCCCCCCACTCCAGCAGCATGTTCCCACCCCACTCCCACAGCATGTTCCCCCCACTCCCGCAGCATGTTCCCCCACTCCCGCAGCATGTTCCCCCCACCCCCACAGCatgtcccccccacccccacagcat caTGTCCCACCCCACAGCATGTTCCCCCACTCCCGCAGCATGTTCCCCCCACCCCCACAGCATGTCCCACCCCCACAGCATGTTCCCCCCACTCCCGCAGCATGTTCCCACCACTCCCGCAGCATGTTCCCCCACTCCCGCAGCATGTTCCCCCACTCCCGCAGCATGTTCCCCCCACTCCCGCAGCATGTTCCCCCCACTCCCGCAGCATGTTCCCCCCACTCCCGCAGCATGTTCCCCCACTCCCGCAGCATGTTCCCCCCACTCCCCGCAGCATGTTCCCCCCACTCCCGCAGCATGTTCCCACCACTCCCGCAGCATGTTCCCCCACTCCCGCAGCATGTCCCCCCCACTCCCGCAGCATGTCCCCTCCCACTCCCGCAGCATGTCCCCTCCCACTCCCGCAGCATGTCCCCTCCCACTCCCGCAGCATGTTCCCCCCCACTCCCGCAGCATGTTCCCCCCCACTCCCGCAGCATGTTCCCCCACTCCCGCAGCATGTTCCCCCACTCCCGCAGCATGTTCCCTCCCACTCCCGCAGCATGTTCCCTCCCACTCCCGCAGCATGTTCCCTCCCACTCCCGCATCATGTTCCCCCACTCCCGCATCATGTTCCCCTCCCACTCCCGCAGCATGTTCCCCACCAGCGTTTGA